In Sphaeramia orbicularis chromosome 7, fSphaOr1.1, whole genome shotgun sequence, one genomic interval encodes:
- the LOC115423136 gene encoding uncharacterized protein LOC115423136, giving the protein MAGNFPGSCLCSVFGAGIFIAGCTVLLVSAFPIAEIAIGAVYMYECPAAPMIPVYVMVCGILGLLLMSALALPNLFCPTRKSNMVLTLWNLSLLLVYIIWFLYGSYQIYSIYPPNYDRNTATMPGNKLSNTTENPTQGPVILNQTRSLPILNQTQNLPNVNQTWIITTKVPARKLLQLWRMSTRVNKENLNPPHTHQVLLLEPYCDRTVYLFSFWTTTLVYVFGGNALVILICICGFMKIGNMLTKYLF; this is encoded by the exons ATGGCAGGAAATTTCCCAGGAAGCTGTTTATGCAGTGTGTTTGGTGCAGGGATATTTATTGCGG GGTGCACTGTTCTTCTTGTGAGTGCATTTCCAATTGCTGAGATTGCTATTG GTGCAGTGTACATGTATGAGTGTCCAGCAGCTCCAATGATTCCAGTCTATGTGATGGTGTGTGGGATATTGGGCCTGCTCCTAATGAGTGCCTTAGCTTTGCCAAACCTCTTCTGTCCCACGAGGAAGAGCAACATGGTGTTGACTCTGTGGAACTTAAGCCTGCTCCTGGTGTACATTATCTGGTTCCTCTACG GTAGCTACCAGATTTATTCTATATATCCACCCAATTACGACAGGAACACTGCCACTATGCCTGGCAACAAGCTGAGCAATACCACGGAGAACCCGACCCAAGGTCCTGTAATCCTCAACCAGACCCGGAGCCTTCCGATCCtcaaccagacccagaaccttcCAAATGTCAACCAGACCTGGATCATCACTACCAAGGTGCCAGCAAGGAAGCTGTTACAGCTCTGGAGGATGAGCACAAGAGTGAATAAAGAGAACCTGAACCCTCCACATACACACCAGGTTCTGCTTCTGGAGCCATACTGTGATCGAACTGTGTACTTGTTTTCTTTCTGGACCACCACACTGGTGTATGTGTTTGGAGGAAATGCCCTAGTCATTCTTATCTGTATTTGTGGTTTCATGAAAATTGGCAACATGCTTACAAAATATCTTTTTTAA